The DNA region GGGGGCCGGCTGCGAGACCGGAGGCGGGACGGGGCGTTTCTGCTCCCGCATTTTCGGCGTCGGAAAGGGTATCGCGGTCAAGAAATTCTCGACATAGAAATGCAGTGCCGCTTTATCGGTCAGGGTCCGGATGAGCCCCTCTGCAGCGCGCGCTGCGGTTTCCGAGCGGACGTCCTCCGGTATGCGATCTGAGACCGCGTCGAAGGAGAGGACGTATGCCCCGCGAAGCGGGACGGCTATGGTCGCACCGCGCGGGTCGATATATCGTTCGCGCTTTTTTGCTTCATAGAAATCCCTGAGCGCCGCAGGGCCGACATCGGCGGACATGCGGGCATTGCTCGCTACGGAGGCGATGAGCGTATCCGCGAGCACACGGTCATGGATGGCGTATCGTTCATGCCGCACCGACGGATGATTATCTATCCAAAGACCGGCATAATGGCGCATGATGACGGCACGTGATACTTCCTGCTCGATGAGCGCGCACTGCATTATCCAATTGGTCGAAGCGGCCTGGTATTCCATCTTCTGCATATCCGTTGCGTTCTCCGGAGGACGTACGGATGAAAGAAGAGCGATGAATTCGCCGTAGGTGAACGTGTAGTCACGGTACTGCGCGAGTACCGCGTTCGAAGCCGGCGATGAAGCGAGGATGCCGTATGAGCGGCGTATGTCGTTCGCGCGGATGAGGCGCTGTTCCTGCGACCGTATCATCCAGCCGATCTTCTGCGCACGGTATTGCTCTCGTCCGTAGCTGTCGTTCTTTATCGATTGAAGGACCTTCGGGTCACGCTTCTGCTTTCCATACAGTATGAGCGCCATGTAGCCGAACGAGGCATCGATGAGGCGTATCTCTCCTTCTTTCATCGATGCGATCATCGGGGCGATCTCGGGGTCGAAGCTGTAATAATCGCGCGTTTCGACCATCGGGAATATGCGCCAGTCAGCGGGAAGGGGGCCGGCAGCGCCGATGTTCGATACGCCGTGCGCGCGCATGTTCGATATTAACGTCAGCATCCCGCGCTTGGCCTTCGCCCGCATATCCGCCGGGAGATAGAACGCGACGGGCGCGAAAACGGCGCCGGTGGAATAGCCGACAGCAAGACGGTCGAAGTCCGATCCGGTGAGCCTGACACGGGGCGTTACGATCGCTGACTGATAGACCGAACGTTTGAGCGATCCGATCTCCCTGATAAGGGCGTTCCTGAACTGAGGCGACTTGTCGATGCCGCGCGCTTGTGCCTCTTTCACCATGAGCCGCCGTTCGACGAGCATGCGTATCTCGTTCTTCTGCGCTTCCATATTGCCGACGATGGAGGCTTGACGGGACTCATCGTACGTACGCATCGCTTCCTTGAGGTCGCTCCTGCGTATCTCGCCGCCATGATATGCCGCTACCGGATTGCGGTCGCTGCAGCCGGTCATGATGAGGGACAGGGTAAGGAGCGCCAGCGGTATCGTCATGGTTTTCATACTGCAAAGTATATCAGAAACCGCTTACATGTAAATATGCGTTTTATTTCTTTTTATCGAGGGTGCGCCTGAACCATGCGATAGTATCGGCGACCGTGGTCTCAAGCGGCCGCGGGGTGTAACCGAGCTCGCGCTTCGCTTTTTCGGACGACACCGATGGGTTCATCTGCAGTATATCAACGGCCTTTACCGTGAACATCGGGTCGGTATGCGAAACGGCGTACCACAATTCCATGAAACGCGCTATCACCCGCGCCATGCTTGCGGACATACGGAGCATCGGCCGCCGTACACCGGAGAGGCGTTCAATGAGGAGCATAAGCTCATGCACGGAACACGGCGTTCCCGCGGCTATGTATTTTTCGCCGGCACGAGCGCGTTCAGCGGCGAGTATATGGAGCACGGCGACATCGCGAACGTCCACGAAATCGAATCCCCCGTCGGGATAGCCGATGAGCTTCCGCGACATCGCGTCATATATCATGCGTCCGAGGGCCGAGGGGCGGCGGTCGAACGGACCGATGATGGCGGTCGGGGATACTATGATCGTTTCGAAGTCCCTGACATTCTGCACCATGATGCTTGCAAGCGCTTTTGTCCGCCCGTACTCCATGATCGCATGGTCGGGATCGAACGAAGTTCCCTCGGTGACCGTCAAGCCCGGCACACCGATACCGAGCGCTTCGATGGAACTTGTATACACGAGACGCCGCACACCCGCTTCGCGGCAGGCGCGAATGACATTTTCAGTCCCCGCAACGTTCACTCGGTGCAGTGCATCGGAATGCTTCGGTACGATGGAGATGAGCGCGGCGGTATGATAGACGGTGTCCGCTCCGGTGAACGCGCGCACAAGCGAGGCGGTATCGGTTATATCCCCTTCGTGCACGACGGCGGATGCCGGTATGAGCGGCCGCTGCCTCTGTGAACGAAGCAGTACGGATATCGTCTCTCCGCGTTCGTCAAGTTCATGGACGAGGGCCTGTCCGAGATGTCCTGTCGCTCCGGTAACCGCTGTCATGGGGAATTCTCCTGAACCATAATACGCTTGCCTCTGCTGAAATGCAAATCGCACGCGGCTGCTGAGTCGACGGCAGGATGCCTGATTAGATACAAATATGCCTGAACATACATTTACATTCTACGGGGGATATAGAATACTGGTACAAGGAAATACAGCGTTATGCGCGAGCAATGCACAAGTGCTGCACAAGTGCTCAGGAGCGACCGTGGTCAGAATACTAACCTATAGTGTATGTTTTGCCGCATTTATTTTTACTCTGACAGCAATGCCGTCGTACGATGACGTTCTGCTTGTCATCAAGGCGGGAGATGCAGCATCGGCGGAGATAGGGACGTATTTTCAGACGGCGAGGAAGATACCTGCGGTCAATGTCGCCACGATATCGCTCTCCGGTTCGGGGGCGACAAAGGTTCCCATGGCGCAGCGCGATCAATTCGTAACCGACATAAAGAATTACATCGATGCGAACGGTCTTGCCGGCAAGATAAACTATATCGTCCTGTCATCCGGGTTCCCGACGAAAGGATATGACAATGCCGGCAGCACGGCCTGGTCGATCCTTGATGTGTATATCATGCACAAGCTTTCGTCGATGTATCCATTGGCGTCATGGTGCACCAATAACCCGTATGCCTATATTCGGAAGAGCAATTATCTGAACCGCGAGAGCATAAAATTCTCGAAGAGCAAGTACGGCTATTACATCGTCACCCGGCTTGACGGCCCGAGCCGTTCGGCCATCAAGAAGATGATCGATAATTTCGGACCAACGGTGTTCGATTCCTGGCAGGGCGGCGTCAAGTATGTCGTCGACTCCATGGCGCAGTACACCGGCTCGTCCGCGCAGCAGCATCACGAGGATATACGGGCGAACATCACGGCGCGCGGGGGCACATTCGTGCTCTGGAGAACGAATGACGGTTTCGTGAATAATTGCTCCGGCATCAATTTCCTCGACGCGGACTGGGTGGTCGGTGCGGATGGCGCCTATTCGCGCGGATCGGTCATCTCGAGTTTTCCGCATCAATGGAAGCGGCTGTCGTTCCGACCCGGCTCGGTCATGCAGACGTATCGGTCGTTCCCGACCGGCGATGGTTATTTCGCGACGACGCAGTTCGGGCTCTGGGAATACAACCCGGGAACGCTCACAAGCAGAATGGCATCCGACGGCAGCGACTACGAAGTGATGAATATGGCGGATGTCGGTATCAACGAGGACGATCATACGATATGGTGTGCGACAAGTCTTCATCCGGACCATGAGAGCATCAGTACTCATGACCATGTCTCGGTGGATTATATGCGACGTCACGGCGCCGGGGTCGCGGTGTATGATAAATCCGGGAATCTTATCGTCCGCTATACGAAGGATAATACGGGCGGCGGGCTCCTGTGCGATGCGGTATACACCGTTTCCTATGATAAATTCAATCACCGCATGTGGGTCGGGACGTTCTCCGGTGTCTGTTATTTCAATACCGTCACGAGATCCTGGGGTACGCCCGCGGGGCTTACGCATCCGGACGGCGCGCGTGTCGCTCAGATTTACGTTGACCCGACCACGTCGGGGCAGCGTATCTATGTGACCTTCACCCAGGGCGGATCGGGCACATCGACCCGCGTTCCGAACAGGCTCGCTTCGTGGCACCGGGTCTTTGAATACAATGTGGGGGGCAATTCGACCGCGGTGCTGAGTCTCGGTGTTGCCGATACGTTCTACAGCGCGAAAGTGGCGAAGACCGATGCGGATATCATCTGGTTCAGGTACGGTACGAACAGGAACAGCACGAATTTCTATTATCTCAGGAAGGTGCAGCTTTCCACGAGCGCGAAGTTATATGAGGTGTCGTTCCGTGATATCGGCGGTTTGGATTATACCCCGCCGATGTCGCATGTCCGCTGTCCGCATAACATTGTTGTCGATGCGAGCGGGGCGACGAAATATCTGTATACTCCCATCGGCACATCGAATGCGGCACCGACGATAAAGAACGGCGTGCTCCGAATTACGGAAGGTGCAGTCCCCGCCGCGGAGATCTGGGGGTCCGCAGGAATGTGGACGGGAACGTCTCCGGAACTGGCGAATGTCGTGGGGCATGTGGTCATACAGAACCCGTTCCACCCGGACCGCATCTACCTTGTCACCCGCCAGCATTCCACGATACGGTCAACAAGCGGAAAGATATTCGAGATGAGTTCCGTGAATACGGCCGGCACCGAAATAAAAGCGGGGAGCACATCGCTCATCAATGTGAACGGCGCGGTGTTCGACGAGCAGAGCGACGGCAAGCTCTGGTTCGTGCGCTACCAGTATGCAGCGGTCGGGCAATACGCACTGTATGAACTTTACAATTACGGTCTTACCGGCGCCATGGGCGGCTTCAGTCACGATGGGTTCTATTATGACGGGCAGATGCTGTCCTCGACACCGCCGGCATCGGAATTCATCGCGAATACCGAACCGGATTATCATCTCTACAGCGCCGAGTCATCGGGTTCCCCGACGCTCATGTCCATGTATCAGCTGAAGGGCATGGCAATGCTTCTGCTCGACGGATTCTATTTCGCCGAGGCGCGTTTCGGCTCATTGGCGATATATCCGACACAGGGGAGCGGCGGCCATTACGCACATATGATCGTCATGGACCCCAAGGCGGCCCCGTATGCACCGCGCGTGGATCTCAGCGCATTGCATCCGAACGTTACGGAAAGCATCTACACCGCGGAAGTGTTCACCCCGAGCGTTGCGAGCAAGAGTGCGTTCATCGCAGGCAGCATCAATGCCGGCACGGTCCGTTTGTACGGCCCCGGGAGCGTCTACATCCCCGCCGACAGCATAACGCTCAATGACAAGGGAACATCGCTTGAGATACGGTATGACGCGAGGACCGGGGCGACAGCGAGCGGTGCGTACACCCTCGTGCTCAAGTGCGGTGTTGACGGTATCAAGAACGCACGGGGCGCGTCGCTGGTGAATACGAAGGCGGATGAGTTCAAGGACGAGGTATCCCTTACCTACAATGCCGAGCTTGACCATACCGCACCGACGGTCGCGGGATTTCCGGCGAGTTTCACGACGAATCGCGGTTTCACCATTGACCTGACCGTCGATGAGGATAATGGATATTGGTCGACGAACGGTGTGACGTATACGGCATTTGCAAAGCCGGGAACGAGCGTATACATACGGCGTACGGTCACGTTCTCGTGTTACGGCCGCGACGCTGTCGGCAATACGAGCGCCACACAGGCAAGGATATACACCGTCAACAGCAGAAGGAGCCCGGCTATCCTTTCGGCAAGTACCGTACTGAGGCCCCTGTCCAATGCCGTCGATCTATCGCTTACGCTCGAGGCGCCGCTCATCCCGTACGGGCTTGCGTATTCCTACGCCCTTGCCGGGAGCTCCCAGTGGATACCGATCAGCGGGGGGAATTTGCTCGGCACAACGACGGGGCTTTTTGATACCGGCGTGAAGAACACATGGGTCGTGCGCGGCGTTGACACCTCGAAGAAATGTCATCTCATGGTCGTGGCGGACAATGGAGAGGACATCGGCGAACCCTATATCGTGAGCAATATCACCATCTCCTCGCTGTTCTCGCTGCGCAATGATCTCACGCAGGCGGTCGCCCTCGGCAACCCCTACCGCAATGGCGACGGGATAGAGTTCGTGAACATCATGGAAGGCACGTCGGCTTCGATCTATTCCATTGCCGGTAAATGTCTCGCGACCGTTCCCGCGGGTACCGGGACCGAGGGCAGGCTGCTCTGGAATGTGCGCGCGAAGGACGGCGCCAAGGTCGCTCCGGGCGTGTATGTCTGCGTGCTCAAGTCGTCGTGGGGGACGAAGGTCCTTAAGGTGATGGTCCTGCGCTGAACGGCAGACCGTCCTACTGCGCTGCGTATTTCTTATTGAACTCAGCGATGCGTTTCGCTATCAATGGATGCGATGCGCTCGTCATATTGAAGTCCTTGCTCTGCCAGACGAAATGCCACACCCAGAGGCATATGAGCGGCGCACCCTCTTTTTCACAGGCGTCGATGTATCGAAGCGTCCACTCCATGCCGGGGTCCTCGGCATGCTTGGGCGTATCCTGTCCGAGCTCGCCGATGAACACCGGTTTTCCCGAGGCGAGAGCGGCGTGTACGAGACCGATGCATCGCTCACCGCTCGTCGCGGGCCATCCGGGGTATTTTTTTTCGTCGGTAAGATTCCCCGGTTTGCCGTATTGATGGAAGCTGAACACATCGAGCGATGACTGCGAGGCGATATTGTTCGCAAGGAGCTCGTCCCATGTGTCGCTCCGGTACTTGAAGTCGGGGAATGTCTCGCGGCGGCTCGTGCATTCATCGCGTGTCCTCGAATCGCCGCTCGTGATGAGATGGTTCGGGTCGATCGACCTGATGAACGCGGTATGCTCCTTGTATATACGCATTATCATGTCCCAGGTGAGCGAGTCCTCGCGTTCGCCGTTGGTGCGTATCGTGTTCGGGAAATCGGCCGGATAGACGCCTTTGGGTTTGAGCGGGCGGTTCTTCACATCGACGTCCGCTTTGAGCATCACCTCGTTCTCAAGCTCCCACATGAGCACGGTGGGATCGTCCTTGTATCGCGATACGAATTCCCGGATATATTTCATCGTCGCGGCATAGGTCTTCGATGACGGATCGAGTATCGCCTGCGCGGGTTCAGAGCACCAGGAATACCACCCTGTCACTGTGCCGAGGGACGGGATGAGTCGGATGTTATTCGTGCGGCAGAGCGCGAACACCTCGTCCATCATTTTCCAGTACCGTTCGGGATCTTTAGCGTACAGAAGACTTATATCTTTCGGATATCCCGGGCCTGCGAAAAAGCGCATGAAGGCCACGCCGTTCTTCGCCGCATCAAGGACGCCGTCTATCATCGCCTGCTTCGCGTTCTCATGCGTGCCGTATTTTTCGCGATCATGGAACCAGGTGCCCATGTACGACTGATGGAGATTGGGCATGTTCACGCCCATGGCGCGGTATTCCTTTCCGTTGAGATAGAGCTTTGCCCCTTGCTTTGTTACAAAACCGATGGGTGTTGTGTACGCTGCGCACGCGGTGATGATGGCGGTAATGACGAATCGATAGAGGTCTTTCATGGGGGCTCCTGAAAGCGATATCGTTCTTGTCCTTGCCGCTATACTGTACTGCAACGGATGTGCAGTGTCAATGTACACAACTGTTTTTTGCCTATCTGATAATGCTTTCAGCGAAGTCACATCGAAACGATGCGCTTTTTTTCGTTTGATGAGCGTATGGCATCGAATATCGTGGAAAGCTCGAGCGCCGCGTCCAGCGACACCGGATAGGCCGCTTCCCCGCGAATCGCTTTTGCGATGGCGGCATAGATCTCATTCGTGTCACCGTAGATGTCGCCGAGCGTTTCCACACTCTCGCTGGGCTTTGCTCCTTTCATGTCGGCGTACTTCGTCGGGTCGTCGGGCTTCGGCGGTTCATGACGGATAAGCGTCAGCTGTTTTCCATGGACGATAACGCTCCCTTTCGTTCCCTGTACTATCCAGTTGGGCATTGCCGTCGGCGTCATGGTATGCTCCGCAAGCACAAGCGTGCCGTTGGAAAGCGTTATCGCGGCGAAGAAATTATCCTCGACGTCGCCGGGATTGATGACCTGCTTCATGTTCCCGTACACGGTACGCGGCTTTCCGCCCCCGATCAGCACTGCGGGGAATACGATATGCGGTCCCCAATTGAGGAGATAACCCCCGCCGCAGCGTTTTTCCGTCTGCCAGTCACTGCGTGTCCCGAAAGCGGTGACGATGCGGCGTATCATGAACACATCGCCGATGGTCTTCTGCTCGATGATCTCGCGAAGCCTTCGCGTGTCCGCACCCCAGAACGTCGGAAGCCACGGAAGGAGCATGCGCTTCGTGCGTTTCGCCGCGGCTATCATCGTACGCGCCTCACGCGCGTTCACCGCCCAGGGTTTTGTGACAAGGACATTCGCCCCCGCGGAAAGTGCATCGCATGTCATGGCGCAGTGCTGGTCTGTGCGGGTGACGATGATAACGAGATCGAGTTTCTCTTTTGCAAGCATTTTGCGATGATCCGTGTATGCCGGACAGGAAAAGCGTTGTGCCGCCTCGTCGCGGCGTTTTGCGTCGATATCGCAGACTGCCGCCATGGTGAATCCTTTGTTCGTGCCGACGCCGCCCGCATGCATGGTGCTG from Spirochaetota bacterium includes:
- a CDS encoding SDR family oxidoreductase; this translates as MTAVTGATGHLGQALVHELDERGETISVLLRSQRQRPLIPASAVVHEGDITDTASLVRAFTGADTVYHTAALISIVPKHSDALHRVNVAGTENVIRACREAGVRRLVYTSSIEALGIGVPGLTVTEGTSFDPDHAIMEYGRTKALASIMVQNVRDFETIIVSPTAIIGPFDRRPSALGRMIYDAMSRKLIGYPDGGFDFVDVRDVAVLHILAAERARAGEKYIAAGTPCSVHELMLLIERLSGVRRPMLRMSASMARVIARFMELWYAVSHTDPMFTVKAVDILQMNPSVSSEKAKRELGYTPRPLETTVADTIAWFRRTLDKKK
- a CDS encoding cellulase family glycosylhydrolase, with protein sequence MKDLYRFVITAIITACAAYTTPIGFVTKQGAKLYLNGKEYRAMGVNMPNLHQSYMGTWFHDREKYGTHENAKQAMIDGVLDAAKNGVAFMRFFAGPGYPKDISLLYAKDPERYWKMMDEVFALCRTNNIRLIPSLGTVTGWYSWCSEPAQAILDPSSKTYAATMKYIREFVSRYKDDPTVLMWELENEVMLKADVDVKNRPLKPKGVYPADFPNTIRTNGEREDSLTWDMIMRIYKEHTAFIRSIDPNHLITSGDSRTRDECTSRRETFPDFKYRSDTWDELLANNIASQSSLDVFSFHQYGKPGNLTDEKKYPGWPATSGERCIGLVHAALASGKPVFIGELGQDTPKHAEDPGMEWTLRYIDACEKEGAPLICLWVWHFVWQSKDFNMTSASHPLIAKRIAEFNKKYAAQ
- a CDS encoding HEAT repeat domain-containing protein is translated as MTIPLALLTLSLIMTGCSDRNPVAAYHGGEIRRSDLKEAMRTYDESRQASIVGNMEAQKNEIRMLVERRLMVKEAQARGIDKSPQFRNALIREIGSLKRSVYQSAIVTPRVRLTGSDFDRLAVGYSTGAVFAPVAFYLPADMRAKAKRGMLTLISNMRAHGVSNIGAAGPLPADWRIFPMVETRDYYSFDPEIAPMIASMKEGEIRLIDASFGYMALILYGKQKRDPKVLQSIKNDSYGREQYRAQKIGWMIRSQEQRLIRANDIRRSYGILASSPASNAVLAQYRDYTFTYGEFIALLSSVRPPENATDMQKMEYQAASTNWIMQCALIEQEVSRAVIMRHYAGLWIDNHPSVRHERYAIHDRVLADTLIASVASNARMSADVGPAALRDFYEAKKRERYIDPRGATIAVPLRGAYVLSFDAVSDRIPEDVRSETAARAAEGLIRTLTDKAALHFYVENFLTAIPFPTPKMREQKRPVPPPVSQPAPPPLMPQKKKENPLRSFIDTVLLGGRSGIASRAYADLSRAYLRLESVADDRRATLSPSVTNAIERADKALIHAFRMGTPDSTFAVKAFEFYYDHEDIYHATRWIGRLADVPDLDIAILTNLLNSPPDKRAAVIDGIGYINDPRIYPVLEPLLAAAKDDQEKMIVIDALGRLRDYRAVKPLEKYLYNAKEIWGVRVLALEALKSITGATYSNVNLTPR
- a CDS encoding Gfo/Idh/MocA family oxidoreductase, which codes for MDTIRTAILGYGRNGSTMHAGGVGTNKGFTMAAVCDIDAKRRDEAAQRFSCPAYTDHRKMLAKEKLDLVIIVTRTDQHCAMTCDALSAGANVLVTKPWAVNAREARTMIAAAKRTKRMLLPWLPTFWGADTRRLREIIEQKTIGDVFMIRRIVTAFGTRSDWQTEKRCGGGYLLNWGPHIVFPAVLIGGGKPRTVYGNMKQVINPGDVEDNFFAAITLSNGTLVLAEHTMTPTAMPNWIVQGTKGSVIVHGKQLTLIRHEPPKPDDPTKYADMKGAKPSESVETLGDIYGDTNEIYAAIAKAIRGEAAYPVSLDAALELSTIFDAIRSSNEKKRIVSM